From Dehalococcoidales bacterium, a single genomic window includes:
- the tsaE gene encoding tRNA (adenosine(37)-N6)-threonylcarbamoyltransferase complex ATPase subunit type 1 TsaE: MDNYEFYSRSPAATLKSGGKIGACLSAGSVIALTGELGCGKTLLTRGICAGLGVPPRQVNSPTFQLVNEYRGNLPVMHLDLYRLSGIEDGFEIGIMDYFARAAAGVMIIEWAEKMASLLPEDVLKVEFEILAARQRRIKLSSQDDKFTELFKELRKA; the protein is encoded by the coding sequence ATGGACAACTACGAGTTTTACAGTCGCAGCCCCGCCGCCACCCTGAAATCCGGCGGTAAAATAGGGGCTTGTCTCTCCGCCGGTAGCGTCATCGCTTTAACCGGGGAGCTGGGCTGCGGCAAGACTTTATTGACGCGGGGCATCTGCGCCGGGCTGGGCGTGCCGCCGCGCCAGGTGAACAGCCCCACCTTCCAGCTGGTTAACGAGTACCGCGGAAATCTGCCGGTAATGCACCTGGACCTGTACCGGCTTTCCGGCATCGAGGACGGGTTTGAAATAGGCATCATGGACTACTTTGCCCGCGCCGCCGCCGGGGTGATGATTATCGAGTGGGCGGAGAAAATGGCGTCGCTTTTACCGGAGGACGTTTTAAAAGTGGAGTTTGAAATACTGGCGGCCCGCCAGCGCCGGATAAAGCTTTCCTCTCAAGACGATAAATTCACGGAATTATTCAAGGAGCTGCGCAAGGCATGA
- the tsaB gene encoding tRNA (adenosine(37)-N6)-threonylcarbamoyltransferase complex dimerization subunit type 1 TsaB, which produces MITLGMDTSGYVNAVGLAAGPRVLADAAFPARTDTLEQIVDNIDITLKQSGLALKDVGGIGVGLGPGSWTGIKVGVTVGKMLAFSTGLPVAGIPTLEALAYGVMAKSGLVLAVVGAGIKDTVYAALYRFQGNDVAREGDYFTGAVKDLASLLKGTVVLVGSGAKEYRDVLIGADDSLRTKIDIKDTSPGGAAVACLAGIRLARGKIDDPLSLTPLYLKESTARVFVNKYRGGMG; this is translated from the coding sequence ATGATAACCCTGGGCATGGACACCTCCGGCTACGTTAACGCCGTCGGCCTCGCTGCTGGCCCCCGCGTCCTGGCGGATGCCGCTTTTCCGGCGCGGACGGATACGCTGGAGCAAATCGTGGACAATATTGACATAACATTAAAGCAGTCCGGCCTGGCGCTTAAGGATGTGGGGGGAATAGGGGTGGGGCTGGGCCCCGGCTCCTGGACGGGCATTAAAGTGGGCGTTACCGTGGGCAAAATGCTGGCTTTCAGTACCGGCCTGCCGGTGGCGGGCATTCCCACTTTGGAGGCTTTAGCCTACGGCGTCATGGCAAAATCCGGACTTGTCCTGGCCGTCGTCGGCGCCGGCATTAAAGACACGGTCTATGCCGCCCTCTACCGCTTTCAGGGCAACGACGTTGCCCGCGAGGGTGATTATTTTACCGGCGCGGTCAAAGACCTGGCCTCTTTGCTAAAAGGAACTGTTGTCCTGGTGGGCAGCGGCGCTAAAGAATACCGTGATGTGCTGATTGGTGCGGATGACTCTCTAAGAACAAAGATTGACATAAAAGATACATCGCCCGGCGGCGCCGCCGTGGCCTGCCTGGCCGGTATCCGGCTCGCCCGGGGCAAAATTGACGACCCCCTCTCCCTTACCCCCCTCTATTTGAAGGAGTCCACGGCCAGGGTTTTTGTTAATAAATATCGGGGAGGTATGGGATAA
- the tsaD gene encoding tRNA (adenosine(37)-N6)-threonylcarbamoyltransferase complex transferase subunit TsaD, producing the protein MLILGIETSCDETSAALVADGKTILSSTIAAQLDLLKKYGGVVPEVAARRHAELIGYVIKEALDTAGKTLDDVDAVAVTARQGLVGCLMVGVAAAKSISYAKSLPLIGLHHIEGHIFANMLSNPDLPVPHIALTVSGGHNMLVQVTEKCRYEVLGATLDDAAGEAFDKVAKFLGLDFPGGPVIDKLSQQGNRRAFAFPRPMIRSKALDFSFSGLKTAVINMFKEPIARGEALPLADIAASFQEAVVEVLVAKAMRALEEKGLTAISVTGGVSANSRLREVCREAGRKRGIAVYFPKLSLCTDNAAMIAAAGYARIMMGERSDLRLNVFPNAPLGG; encoded by the coding sequence ATGCTTATCCTCGGTATTGAAACATCCTGTGATGAGACCTCCGCCGCCCTGGTGGCGGACGGTAAAACTATACTGTCCAGCACTATCGCCGCCCAGCTCGACCTGCTCAAGAAGTACGGCGGCGTTGTGCCGGAGGTCGCCGCCCGGCGCCACGCGGAGCTTATCGGCTACGTCATTAAGGAGGCGCTGGACACCGCCGGCAAGACCCTGGATGACGTCGATGCGGTGGCCGTCACCGCCCGCCAGGGGCTGGTCGGCTGCCTGATGGTCGGGGTGGCGGCGGCCAAGTCCATCAGCTACGCAAAAAGCCTGCCGCTCATCGGCCTGCATCACATCGAGGGGCATATCTTTGCCAATATGCTGAGCAATCCGGACCTGCCGGTGCCCCATATCGCCCTGACCGTTTCCGGCGGGCATAATATGCTGGTGCAAGTGACGGAAAAGTGCCGCTACGAGGTGCTGGGCGCCACCCTGGATGACGCCGCCGGCGAGGCTTTTGATAAAGTCGCCAAATTCCTGGGGCTGGACTTTCCCGGCGGCCCCGTTATTGATAAGCTGTCCCAGCAGGGCAACCGCCGCGCTTTCGCCTTCCCCCGCCCCATGATTAGAAGCAAAGCGCTGGACTTCTCTTTCAGCGGCCTCAAGACCGCCGTCATCAATATGTTTAAGGAGCCAATCGCCCGCGGTGAGGCGCTGCCCCTGGCCGATATCGCCGCCAGCTTCCAGGAGGCGGTGGTGGAGGTGCTGGTCGCCAAGGCCATGCGCGCCCTGGAGGAAAAAGGGCTGACCGCCATCAGCGTTACCGGCGGCGTTTCCGCCAATAGCCGGCTGCGCGAGGTCTGCCGGGAGGCCGGCCGCAAGCGGGGCATCGCCGTTTATTTCCCCAAACTTTCCCTCTGTACGGATAACGCCGCTATGATTGCGGCCGCCGGATACGCTAGAATAATGATGGGAGAAAGGTCGGATTTGCGTCTTAACGTGTTTCCCAACGCTCCGCTTGGGGGATGA
- a CDS encoding L-threonylcarbamoyladenylate synthase — translation MKTRFETIDAASPDEAVLERAAALINKGEVLVCPTDTGYAFAANALDIRAITKVFHLKGRAYSNPIHIGVISMAAADQYAYVTAAAKHLAAHYLPGALTLVLKKREVVPSLLVAGLNTVGIRIPDNRVFLRLAAMTGHPLTTTSANISGKPGAYAVDEVKAQLGEDMAQVAMVLDQGPLKMREVSTIVDMTASPPELIRQGRISWLDIHGVLKMFQGAA, via the coding sequence ATGAAGACCAGGTTTGAAACGATTGACGCCGCCAGCCCGGATGAAGCTGTCCTGGAACGCGCCGCCGCCCTGATTAATAAAGGAGAGGTGCTGGTCTGTCCCACGGACACGGGCTATGCTTTCGCCGCCAATGCCCTGGACATCCGCGCTATCACTAAAGTATTCCATTTAAAAGGACGCGCCTACTCCAACCCGATTCATATCGGCGTGATTTCCATGGCGGCGGCGGACCAGTACGCTTACGTGACCGCGGCGGCCAAACACCTCGCGGCCCATTACCTGCCGGGGGCGCTGACGCTGGTGCTGAAAAAAAGAGAAGTTGTCCCCTCGCTGCTGGTAGCTGGACTGAATACGGTCGGCATCCGCATCCCGGATAACCGCGTCTTCCTGCGCCTGGCGGCCATGACCGGCCACCCCCTCACCACCACCAGCGCCAATATCAGCGGTAAGCCGGGCGCCTACGCTGTAGATGAGGTCAAGGCGCAGCTCGGTGAGGATATGGCGCAGGTGGCTATGGTGCTGGACCAGGGGCCGCTCAAGATGAGAGAGGTGTCCACCATCGTGGACATGACCGCCAGTCCGCCGGAGCTTATCCGGCAGGGGCGCATCAGCTGGCTGGATATCCACGGCGTGCTGAAGATGTTCCAGGGCGCCGCCTGA
- the rpiB gene encoding ribose 5-phosphate isomerase B, whose product MRIAIGNDHRGCELKTTVIKVVTAAGHTVHDFGCYTEDSVDYPDIAALVAEGIVKGDFDRGILICGTGIGMCIAANKVRGIRAAQCYDVFTAHRSRLHNDANICCLAAEEGGTKVKVIVEDFLNTEFEGGRHVTRINKIKAIEDRQCE is encoded by the coding sequence GTGCGTATCGCTATCGGCAATGACCACCGGGGCTGTGAGCTCAAGACCACCGTTATTAAAGTAGTTACCGCAGCCGGCCATACCGTCCACGACTTCGGTTGCTACACGGAAGATTCGGTAGATTACCCGGATATCGCCGCTTTGGTGGCGGAGGGTATCGTTAAGGGGGATTTCGACCGGGGCATCCTGATCTGCGGCACCGGCATCGGCATGTGCATCGCCGCCAACAAGGTGCGCGGCATCCGCGCCGCCCAGTGCTATGATGTCTTTACCGCCCACCGCTCCCGACTGCATAACGATGCGAATATTTGCTGCCTGGCGGCGGAGGAGGGCGGCACCAAGGTCAAGGTCATCGTGGAGGACTTTCTCAACACGGAGTTCGAGGGCGGCCGCCACGTCACCCGGATAAACAAGATAAAGGCGATTGAAGACAGGCAGTGCGAGTGA
- a CDS encoding GIY-YIG nuclease family protein: MHEYYVYIMSNKSRMLYIGLTNNLERRVQEHKKKLIPGFTSHYGLDKLVYFDPTGDVRVAIEREKEIKGWVRRKKTALVNSVNPEWKDLSEDWND; encoded by the coding sequence ATGCACGAATATTACGTTTATATCATGAGTAACAAGTCGAGGATGCTATACATCGGCCTTACTAATAATTTGGAACGCCGCGTACAGGAACATAAAAAGAAACTGATACCTGGATTCACTTCACATTACGGTCTGGATAAGCTTGTCTATTTCGATCCCACCGGCGATGTTCGCGTAGCTATCGAACGGGAGAAAGAAATCAAGGGATGGGTGAGGAGGAAGAAAACGGCTCTTGTTAACTCAGTCAATCCGGAATGGAAAGATTTAAGCGAGGATTGGAATGATTGA
- a CDS encoding acetyl-CoA hydrolase/transferase C-terminal domain-containing protein — protein sequence MSKYTNEYQRKLISAEEAAGLVKSGMWVDYGAICGFPSLVDEKLAARCEELRDVKIRAEHSHTVIPRVDPEQKHFIHNSWFLGKVEREYHKSGACSYIPFGLGEGPRMYRQWLRDKVDITFIETAPMDENGSFNFGAAVTRQKAACEVSKTVVVEVNEHMPWVFGGYDESVNIAQVHYIVENHEYKIPEFPAAAVTPEDAAIAALLAEQIADGATIQLGVGAIPSVVGRLLIKHNLKDLGIHSEMFNDSMMELIEAGVVTGSKKSLNPGKSVFCFASGSEKLYKFMDRNPLLAGFPVDYTNDPYTIAKNDKQIAINSTLRVDLRGQVCSESVGTRQISGTGGQLEFTRGAYLAEGGKAFICLHAAREGKDGKAVSNIVPVLELGDMVTVPASDVSYIVTEYGMVNLKGLSVWQRAKALISIAHPSFREELTKAAIKAGFITRGTLNLH from the coding sequence ATGTCCAAATACACTAATGAATACCAGCGTAAACTAATCTCCGCCGAGGAAGCCGCCGGGCTGGTCAAGTCCGGCATGTGGGTGGACTACGGCGCTATCTGCGGCTTCCCCTCCCTGGTGGATGAAAAGCTGGCGGCCCGCTGTGAAGAGCTGCGGGACGTGAAAATCCGCGCCGAGCACTCCCATACCGTCATCCCCCGCGTTGACCCTGAGCAAAAGCACTTTATCCATAACTCCTGGTTCCTGGGCAAGGTGGAGCGGGAGTACCACAAGAGCGGCGCCTGCTCTTACATTCCCTTCGGGCTGGGGGAGGGGCCGCGCATGTACCGCCAGTGGCTCAGGGACAAGGTTGACATCACCTTTATCGAGACCGCCCCCATGGACGAGAACGGCAGCTTCAACTTCGGGGCGGCGGTGACGCGGCAGAAAGCCGCCTGCGAGGTGTCTAAAACCGTAGTAGTGGAGGTCAATGAGCACATGCCCTGGGTCTTCGGGGGGTATGACGAGTCCGTGAACATTGCACAGGTGCATTACATCGTGGAAAACCACGAGTACAAGATACCGGAGTTCCCGGCGGCGGCCGTCACGCCGGAGGACGCTGCTATCGCCGCGCTCCTTGCCGAGCAGATAGCCGACGGCGCCACTATCCAGCTGGGCGTGGGCGCCATCCCCAGCGTGGTGGGCAGGCTGCTCATCAAGCATAACCTGAAAGACCTCGGCATACACTCGGAGATGTTCAACGACAGCATGATGGAGCTTATCGAGGCCGGCGTGGTTACCGGGAGTAAAAAGAGCCTTAACCCCGGTAAATCGGTTTTCTGCTTCGCCTCGGGGTCGGAAAAGCTCTATAAGTTTATGGACAGGAACCCGCTCCTGGCCGGTTTCCCGGTCGATTATACCAACGACCCGTATACCATCGCCAAAAATGACAAACAGATAGCCATCAACAGCACGCTGCGGGTGGACCTGCGCGGGCAGGTCTGCTCGGAGTCGGTCGGCACCCGCCAGATCAGCGGCACCGGCGGCCAGTTGGAGTTCACCCGTGGGGCCTATTTGGCGGAGGGGGGCAAGGCTTTTATCTGCCTCCACGCCGCCCGGGAGGGAAAAGACGGCAAGGCGGTATCCAATATCGTGCCCGTGCTGGAACTGGGCGATATGGTCACCGTCCCCGCCTCTGATGTCTCGTACATCGTCACGGAGTACGGCATGGTCAACCTCAAGGGCCTGAGCGTCTGGCAGCGCGCTAAAGCGCTTATCTCCATCGCCCACCCCTCCTTCAGGGAAGAGCTAACTAAAGCGGCGATAAAGGCGGGATTCATAACACGAGGGACGCTTAATCTGCACTGA
- the ilvD gene encoding dihydroxy-acid dehydratase, with protein MKSDAVKKGVERAPHRSLLYALGCTREEMDKPFIGIVNSFTDVVPGHKHLREIGAEVKEGVRSAGGVPFEFNTIAVCDGLAMNHAGMKYSLPSRELIADSIEIMAEAHAFDALVFIPNCDKIVPGMLMAALRLNIPSIFVSGGPMLAGDLNGKKLDLNHVFEAVGAFAAGKMTEAEITALELQACPGCGSCAGMFTANTMNCLTEVLGMGLPGNGTIPAVSAKRRALARQAGVQVMQLLSRDIRPKSIINADAIYNAFTVDMALGGSSNSVLHLMAIAHEAGVRFDLATVNEIGRKTPYLCKLRPSGPHHIENLDLAGGIPAVMGELKELLRLKAATVTGRTIGENIAGVKTLDGEVIHSIKTAHSATGGLVILFGNLAPQGAAVKKAAVAPEMMVHRGPARVFDSEEEATKAIMAKKIKPGDVLVIRYEGPRGGPGMREMLTPTSLITGSGLEKDVALITDGRFSGATRGASIGHVSPEAAAKGPIAAVREGDMINIDIPGYKLEVELSDKEIADRLARLPAFQPRIKSGYLARYTEKVTSASTGAVFE; from the coding sequence ATGAAAAGCGATGCTGTTAAAAAGGGAGTGGAAAGGGCCCCGCACCGGTCGCTGCTTTATGCGCTGGGCTGCACGCGGGAAGAAATGGATAAGCCGTTCATCGGCATTGTTAATAGCTTCACCGATGTTGTCCCCGGGCACAAACACCTGCGGGAAATCGGTGCAGAGGTCAAGGAAGGCGTAAGGTCGGCCGGCGGCGTTCCCTTTGAGTTTAATACGATTGCCGTGTGCGATGGCCTGGCCATGAACCACGCCGGCATGAAATACAGCCTGCCCAGCCGCGAGCTTATCGCCGACTCCATAGAAATCATGGCGGAAGCTCACGCTTTCGATGCCCTGGTGTTTATCCCTAACTGTGATAAAATCGTCCCCGGCATGTTGATGGCGGCGCTGAGGTTGAATATTCCGTCCATCTTCGTTAGCGGCGGCCCCATGCTGGCCGGCGATTTGAACGGTAAGAAGCTGGACCTTAACCACGTGTTTGAGGCGGTGGGCGCGTTTGCCGCCGGTAAAATGACCGAGGCGGAAATAACCGCGCTGGAGCTTCAGGCCTGCCCCGGCTGCGGCAGCTGCGCCGGCATGTTTACCGCCAACACTATGAACTGCCTGACCGAGGTGCTGGGTATGGGTCTGCCGGGCAACGGCACTATCCCCGCCGTCAGTGCCAAGCGCCGCGCTCTGGCGCGGCAGGCCGGCGTTCAGGTTATGCAACTGCTGTCTCGGGATATCCGGCCCAAAAGCATTATTAACGCCGACGCTATCTATAACGCCTTTACCGTCGATATGGCGCTGGGCGGCAGCAGCAACTCGGTGCTGCACCTGATGGCTATCGCTCATGAGGCCGGCGTCAGGTTTGACCTGGCTACCGTTAATGAAATTGGCCGCAAAACGCCGTATCTCTGTAAGCTGCGCCCCTCCGGCCCCCACCACATCGAGAACCTGGACCTGGCCGGCGGCATTCCCGCGGTCATGGGCGAGCTTAAAGAGCTTTTAAGACTTAAGGCCGCCACCGTTACCGGCCGGACTATCGGGGAGAACATCGCCGGGGTCAAGACGCTGGACGGTGAGGTAATCCATTCCATCAAGACCGCCCACTCCGCCACCGGCGGGCTGGTGATACTTTTCGGCAACCTGGCGCCGCAGGGCGCGGCTGTCAAGAAAGCCGCCGTCGCCCCGGAGATGATGGTCCATCGCGGCCCCGCCCGGGTGTTTGACTCGGAGGAAGAAGCCACCAAAGCCATCATGGCCAAAAAGATAAAACCGGGTGACGTGCTGGTCATCCGCTATGAAGGCCCCAGGGGCGGGCCCGGTATGCGTGAGATGCTCACGCCCACCTCCCTCATCACCGGCAGCGGCCTGGAAAAAGACGTGGCGCTGATTACGGACGGGCGCTTTTCCGGGGCCACCCGCGGCGCTTCCATCGGGCATGTTTCCCCGGAAGCGGCGGCCAAAGGCCCCATCGCCGCCGTCAGGGAAGGGGATATGATTAATATCGATATCCCCGGCTACAAGCTGGAAGTGGAGCTTTCTGATAAGGAAATCGCCGACCGTTTAGCCAGGCTGCCCGCGTTCCAGCCCAGGATAAAGTCCGGCTACCTCGCCCGCTATACGGAGAAAGTTACCTCGGCCAGCACCGGCGCGGTGTTCGAGTAA
- the ilvB gene encoding biosynthetic-type acetolactate synthase large subunit, whose product MKKTGAQIICESLIAEGVDVMFGFPGGVLLPFYDTLPQYPRIRHILVRHEQAAAHAADGYARATGKVGVCMATSGPGATNLVTGIANAYLDSVPMVAFTGQVVRAQIGKDSFQEIDITGITLPITKHSYVAMDTASLARIIKEAFYIARTGRPGPVLIDIPKDVMQEMAEFSYPDRVSLPGYKIPTSGHPTQLKNAAKLINEAKRPLIIAGRGVIISGASDELKQMAETSQIPVITTLLGIGCFPEHHILSYGMPGMHGMGYANKALDETDLLIAIGMRFDDRVTGKISGFAPRAKIIHIDMDPAEIGKNVSVDVPIVGDVKAVLRALHKLLETNAHVDWIRQLDEWRQQHPLTDVRASSGLLPQYIIRELYEATGGDAVVVTGVGQHQMWTAQHYIFHHPDSFISSGGLGTMGFGLPAAMGAKIGRPEKAVWLVDGDGSFQMNIQELATLVQDNIAVKIAIMNNGYLGMVRQWQDLFYKKNYVATPLSCPDFVKVAEAYCIPGVTVTRREEVQPAIEQAAAHDGPFLINFMVEPEENVFPMVPPGASNIEFIEEPKKEVTSWPRRSTL is encoded by the coding sequence ATGAAAAAAACAGGTGCCCAGATAATATGTGAAAGCTTAATCGCCGAGGGCGTGGACGTCATGTTCGGTTTCCCCGGCGGCGTTTTACTGCCGTTTTATGATACCCTGCCACAGTACCCCCGCATCCGCCACATCCTCGTCCGCCACGAGCAGGCGGCTGCGCACGCCGCGGACGGCTATGCCCGCGCCACCGGTAAAGTGGGCGTTTGCATGGCCACCTCCGGCCCCGGTGCCACCAATCTGGTGACCGGCATCGCCAACGCTTACCTGGACTCGGTGCCGATGGTTGCCTTCACGGGCCAGGTGGTCAGGGCGCAAATCGGCAAGGACTCTTTTCAGGAAATAGATATTACCGGTATCACCCTGCCCATCACCAAGCATAGCTATGTGGCTATGGATACCGCCTCCCTGGCCAGAATCATTAAAGAGGCTTTTTACATCGCCCGGACCGGGCGCCCGGGGCCGGTGCTTATTGATATTCCTAAAGACGTGATGCAGGAAATGGCGGAGTTCAGCTACCCGGACCGCGTATCGCTGCCCGGCTACAAGATTCCCACCAGCGGGCATCCCACCCAGCTTAAAAACGCCGCCAAACTGATTAATGAAGCCAAACGTCCCCTCATTATCGCCGGACGGGGCGTTATTATCTCCGGTGCCAGCGATGAGCTGAAACAGATGGCGGAGACCAGCCAGATACCGGTGATTACCACTCTGCTGGGCATCGGCTGTTTCCCGGAGCACCACATTCTGAGCTACGGCATGCCTGGGATGCACGGCATGGGTTATGCCAATAAGGCTTTGGATGAGACTGACCTGCTCATCGCCATCGGCATGCGCTTTGACGATAGGGTGACCGGCAAGATAAGCGGCTTTGCCCCCAGGGCCAAAATCATCCATATTGACATGGACCCCGCGGAAATCGGTAAAAACGTTAGCGTTGACGTGCCGATAGTGGGCGATGTGAAAGCGGTGCTCCGCGCTCTGCACAAGCTGCTGGAAACCAATGCGCACGTGGACTGGATTCGTCAGCTTGACGAGTGGCGCCAGCAGCACCCGCTGACGGACGTTCGGGCGAGTTCCGGTCTGCTGCCGCAGTACATCATCCGCGAGCTTTATGAGGCCACCGGCGGTGACGCTGTCGTGGTGACCGGCGTGGGCCAGCACCAGATGTGGACCGCCCAGCACTATATTTTCCACCACCCGGATAGCTTTATTTCCTCCGGCGGTCTGGGCACGATGGGCTTTGGCCTGCCGGCCGCTATGGGCGCTAAAATAGGCCGCCCGGAAAAAGCGGTCTGGCTGGTGGACGGTGACGGCAGCTTCCAGATGAACATCCAGGAGCTGGCCACTCTGGTGCAGGACAATATCGCCGTTAAAATAGCCATCATGAATAACGGCTACCTGGGCATGGTGCGCCAGTGGCAGGACCTGTTCTATAAAAAGAACTATGTGGCCACCCCGCTCTCCTGCCCGGATTTTGTGAAAGTCGCTGAAGCTTACTGCATCCCCGGCGTCACGGTGACCCGCCGTGAGGAGGTCCAGCCCGCTATCGAACAGGCGGCGGCGCATGACGGGCCGTTCCTGATTAACTTCATGGTGGAGCCGGAAGAGAATGTTTTCCCGATGGTGCCGCCCGGGGCTTCCAATATCGAGTTTATCGAAGAGCCGAAGAAAGAGGTGACCTCATGGCCACGACGAAGCACACTCTAG
- the ilvN gene encoding acetolactate synthase small subunit, giving the protein MATTKHTLVAIVQDKPGVLNRMVSLFRRRGFNIDSIAVGHSEVAHLSRVTIVVNGTTATVEQVRKQLDKLIDVAKVFDITGEKLIGRELALVKVKAGSATRSEIIEIADIFRANIVDVASDSLTIEITGDEDKIESMLKLLNGFGVKEIARTGRIAMVRGNIGAMPDEKPAKSRAKKPAA; this is encoded by the coding sequence ATGGCCACGACGAAGCACACTCTAGTCGCTATTGTCCAGGATAAACCCGGTGTCCTTAACCGCATGGTTAGCCTTTTCCGTAGGCGCGGGTTCAATATCGATAGTATCGCCGTCGGGCACAGTGAAGTCGCCCATCTCTCCCGCGTGACTATCGTCGTTAACGGGACGACGGCCACCGTGGAGCAGGTCAGGAAGCAGCTCGATAAGCTTATCGATGTCGCCAAGGTCTTTGATATCACCGGCGAAAAGCTCATCGGCCGCGAGCTGGCGCTGGTCAAGGTGAAGGCCGGTTCCGCCACGCGCAGTGAAATCATTGAGATTGCGGATATCTTCCGCGCCAATATCGTGGACGTGGCCTCGGACTCCCTGACCATTGAAATCACCGGCGACGAGGATAAAATCGAGTCCATGCTCAAGCTGCTCAATGGCTTCGGCGTTAAGGAGATTGCTCGTACCGGCCGCATCGCCATGGTGCGCGGCAACATCGGCGCCATGCCGGATGAAAAACCGGCCAAAAGCCGCGCCAAAAAACCGGCAGCATAA
- a CDS encoding ClbS/DfsB family four-helix bundle protein encodes MSWPTTKDGLLKDIRRERERLAALFAGLTEAEMTARDKPGAWSAKDIMAHITAWEQSLLGWYRAGLKGIKQQMPDWQTPGLIDGLNREIFARNRDRTLAEVQKDFLASYREILKMVEEVPEGDMFTPGKFDWTDKDTLAQYIVVNSSRHYTEHFPALETIRKQYGK; translated from the coding sequence ATGTCATGGCCGACCACTAAAGATGGACTCCTCAAAGACATCCGCCGGGAGCGTGAGCGGCTGGCCGCGCTTTTCGCCGGACTGACGGAAGCGGAGATGACCGCCCGGGACAAACCGGGGGCATGGTCGGCTAAAGACATCATGGCCCATATCACCGCCTGGGAGCAATCGCTGCTGGGCTGGTACCGCGCCGGACTCAAAGGTATTAAACAGCAAATGCCGGACTGGCAGACCCCCGGCCTTATCGATGGCCTTAACCGGGAAATCTTCGCGCGCAACCGTGACCGTACTCTGGCCGAAGTCCAAAAGGACTTCCTTGCCTCATATCGGGAAATCCTGAAAATGGTTGAGGAAGTCCCGGAAGGGGATATGTTCACCCCCGGCAAGTTTGACTGGACGGATAAAGACACTTTAGCGCAGTACATCGTGGTCAATTCCAGCCGCCACTACACGGAGCACTTTCCCGCGCTGGAAACTATCAGAAAACAATACGGCAAATAG